The Bacillota bacterium DNA segment GAGGCCGCGAGACGCCCATCTCGTTCACCACGGCACCTCCGGATGAACCTCGCATTCTCACGGATGCCCTGGTCAGCGATGTCCTCGCCGTCCCTGTCGGAGACCTCGTACGAAAGGCAGGCTCTTATGCCCGCCTCTTCGACGGCTCGCGCTACCTCGTCGAGGATGCCTGGAACCGCCATGGGGCTCGCGTGGTGGTCCAGGATGGTCGTAGTGCCGCAGCGAACGCAGTCCATGAGAGGAACAAGCGCGCTCACGTACACATCCTCCGGTCCTAGGGCCTTGTCCAGCCTCCACCACAAGCGTTCCAGGATCTGCATGAAAGTGCGCGGCGGTGCGTCCTTCAGCGCCATACCCCGCGCGAACGTGCTGTACAGGTGCATGTGGCCGTTTATCATGCCGGGCATGATCACCCTGCCTCCGGCGTCCACAAACTCGCAGCCCGGATAGTGTTCCCGTATCTCGCTCGTCACTCCCACCTCGCGGATGACGCCGTCCTCGATGGCGATCGCCCCGTCGTCGAGGACCCGTCCTCCGCTGTCAAGGGTGATCAGAAAGCCTCCTCCGATCACGATCATCGCAGCCCCTCCTCGTGCCGCCTTCAGCTCTCGTGCCCTTCCCCGGTTCCCCGGAGCTTCCCGAGACCCGTCAGACGACGTCGCGCTACTTGTGTCTATGCTCGTCAGAAGATCCCCCGAGGTCTTCGGTGACTGCGGGCCCAGATGACTCGAGACGCGAGCGGTCGAAACGCTCTTGGCTCATCCGTCTTGCCGCGTCCTCGATTGCAGAGATTATCTGATGATACCCCGTGCACCGGCAGAGGTTTCCCGAGATCGCGCGGGCGATCTCCTCCCTAGTGGGATGGGGATTCTCGCGGATGAGTGCCGCGGCGGACATGAGCATGCCGGGTGTGCAGAACCCGCACTGCACCGCGGTGTGTTCGATGAACGCCTCCTGCAAGGGATGGAGCCTCCCGTCCTTCGCGAGTCCCTCCACCGTCTCGACCTCTCGCCCTTCCGCCTGCATCGCCGGAACGAGGCAGGAGTTCACCGCCCTTCCGTCCAGAAGCACTGTGCACGCTCCGCATTCTCCGATGCCGCACCCTTCCTTGGCGCCCGTGAGCCTAAGACCCTCCCGCAGAACGTCGATGAGCCTGTCGCCAGCCGAGACCTCGACTTCGACCATGTTGCCGTTGACCTTGAATGACATCGTGGCTTTGGCTCCCGGCTCGAGCTGCTTCATTCCGCGTCCACCCCCAAAGCCTTCCACAGCGCCCGCCTGGTGATCGCCTCAAAGGCTGGCTCTTTGTATTCCGTGGACCAGCGCACACCGGTTCTCCTCACCATCTCCTCGGCCGCCTCCCGCGCCGCCGCGGCCACAACTCGCTCGTCGGGGAGCCTATCGAGAAGGATCGCCTCGGCTGAGGGCAGCCGCGCCGGCATGGGAAGGCATGCCCCCGGGGCTATCGCCGCCCTCTCCACACGCCCGGCGCGGTCGCGCTCGATGACCGCTGCGCAGCTCATGCGAGCGATGGCCAACGCCTCCCGCCTCCCCAGCTTCACGAAGGCGCACCCACAGGCCGGAGGGAGCGCGTCGAAATACACCTCCGTCAGTATCTCTCCCGGCAGCGCACGATTCTCATAGGGCTCGCCGAACAGGTCGGTGATTGGGATGTCGCGCGTACCGCTGACATCGGAAAGCCTCGCCCTGGCCGAGAGGGCCACGAGGGCTGGTATCGTGTCCGCGGCAGGCGAGGCGTTCATGACGTTCCCGCCGATCGTGCCTCGCGCGCGAATCTGCGGCGATCCCACGCTGGCGCATGCTTCGGCGAGAAGGGGAGCGCCCTTCTGAATGATGGGACTCCGTGCGATCTCTACATGTGTCGTGAGCGCCCCGATCCTGATGACGCCGCAGTCGCTCGTTACGCCTGAAAGCCCGGGGATTCTCGAGATGTCGACCAGCCAGTGCGGATCATCGTCCGGTCCACGCCAGCCACGCCGCCTCAGCCGGACGAGTACGTCGGTGCCCCCTGCGACGACCTCGGCTCGCCCCGCGTGCTCTCGCAGGAACGCGCTGGCTTCCGTCAAGGTATCCGGCACCGCGTAACCCAATCGCGCGGTTGTCATCTTCTTTCACTTCCTCTTTCTCCCCGGCCAGACTTGAGCGACCGACCCAGGAGGACTCTCTCGAGGTCCAACGGAAGCTCGCGGATCCTCCTCCCGCTTGCGTGGTAGACCGCGTTCGCTATGGCCGGTGCGAGGAGCTCGCATGTGGGTTCACCTATGGTCTTGGCCCCGTATGGTCCGTAAGAGTCCGGATTCTCGACCACTATCGGGACTACCTCAGGCATGTCCATGGACGTGGCGATGAGGTATTCGTCGAAATTGCTCGTCCTCGTGACGCCCCTTGCCATCTCGACCTCCTCGAGCAAGCCGTACCCCAGTCCCATCGCCACGCCCCCGTATATCTGGCCTTCCACCGTCGCGGGGTTTATGGCCCTGCCTACATCGTGGGCAGCGGCAACCTTCAGCACTTTGACCTTGCCCGTCTCGGTGTCCACCTCCACCTCAACGGCCTGGCACCCGTATACGTAGGTGAAGTACGCCCTTCCCTGACCGCGCTCTTCGTTCCACCAGACCTTCGGGCCCTTGTACCATCCAAACGCGGCCATGAGCTCGCCCCGGTCGTACGCGGCCTTCGCAACGTGGCTGAAGCTCACGTTTCGCGCCGGATCGTCTTCCGCGAATATCCTCCCCTCGGAGGCAACTAGCGCCTCGGATGACGTGCCGAGCAGCTCTCCGGCAACCGCCAGGAGCGTATGCCGGACCTTCCGGGCCGCGTCGCGCACGGCGTTCCCACCCATGGTGGTGCTCCGCGACGCGACCGTGGGCCCCCCGTCGGGGATGAGAGAGGTGTCGGTATCAACGAACACTATCGATTCGAGGTTGCACCCGAGCTCCTCCGCTGCGATCTGGCTGAATATCGTGCGAAGCCCTTGACCGTTTTCCGCAAGGCCGGCGTACACGTATACGCTGCCGTCCTGCTGCACGGAGACGATGGCGCCCGTGGCGTCCACGCCTTCACCGCCGAGGCTTACGCCGCGGTAACTCGCAGCAAGCCCGACGCCACGTACAGTTCTCGTTCCCGCCTCGCGCGCCGCACCAGCGCGGGACGTCCTCTTCTCACGGTACCCGATGGCGTCCGCAGCCTTCCGGATTACCTCCGCGAGGCTCACCACGTGATCGTCAAGAGCCTGCCCGGTCGCTGTGACAGACCCCTGCCGAAACCCGTTCTTGAGCCGAAGGTCCAGAGGATCCATGCCCAGCTCCGCAGCGAGCTCGTCCATGAGCGACTCGTGGGCGAAAGTGATCTGCGGGCTTCCGAATCCCCTCATGGCTCCGGTGTATGTGTTGTTCGTGTACACGCCGTACACGTCGGTCTTCACGTTCGGAACCTCGTAAGGCCCCGTCGCCTGGACGACCGAACGCCACGTCACGAACGGCGTCATGGAGGCGTATGCCCCCGCGTCTGCCGTGATGCTGATCTCCATCGCCCGCAGCTCGCCATCTCTTGTGGCTCCCGCCTTGTACCTGAGCACGTAAGGGTGCCTCTTGTACCCTTCCATGATCGATTCTTCGCGGCTGTTCACCATCTTCACAGGCCGCCTCGTCTTGAGCGCCGCCAGCGCAACCCTCGCGCACATGCAGGACATGGTGTCGTCCTTTCCCCCGAACGATCCTCCCATCGCGCACTGCACGATGCGCACCTTGTTGAGACTGACGCCCAGGACCTCCGCTACCACGCGCCTCGCGGTGAACGGATTCTGCACAGACCCGTACACCGTGACCGACCCCTCGTTCGGGTTGGGCACCGCCACCGCCGCTTCGGGTTCGATGTATGCGTGCTCGATGAACTGGGTGCGGTATTCGTGCTCGATCACGATGTCGGACGCGGCAAAGCCCGCGTCCACGTCGCCCTTGCGGACCTTGTGATGGTTGACGATGTTGCCGGGCGTATCATCGTGCAGGACGGGCGCACTCTCCGCCATGGCTTCCTCAGGGGAAAACACAGCAGGGAGTTCCTCGTAGTCCACCCGCACGAGCCCGAGCGCCATCTCGGCCGCGTCGACGGTATCGGCCACGACAACCGCCACGCCATCGCCCAGGTAGCGCGTCTTGTCGAAGGCGAGCACAGGCATGTCGCGCCGCACGGGCCCGAACGTCTTGGCTCCCGGAATGTCCTCGTGAGTGAGGACAGTGACTACTCCCGGGACCTTCAAAGCTTCCCTTGCGTCTATCCGCACCAGCCTCGCATGCGGGAACTTCGCTCTCAATACCTTCGCATGGAGCATCCCATCGAAGTACAGGTCGGCCCCAAACTTGGCCCTCCCGGTGACCTTCTCAACGGCGTCCACGCGCCTCGCACGGCGGTGCACAACGCAAAATCCGTTCTCGCGGCCGCCGTCGGCGGTTTCATCTCGAGCCATCGTCACGCCTAGCAGGCCTCCTTTCCGACGCCGTGCTTGATCATCCACTCAACCGACCACGACGGTCGCCGCTCTTTCCCCGGCTTCCAGGGCGTGCTTCTTGAGAGCCGTGTACACCCTCTCCGGGGTTGCCGGTATGTGTGTCACCCATATGCCGGTCGCATCGTGGATGGCGTTGGTTATGGCGGGGGTGATGGGCACGCACACCGCCTCGCCTATCCCCTTCGCTCCGAAAGGACCCGACGGCTCTGGCTCCTCAACTATCACTGTCTCTATGTCAGGCGCGTCCATGGACGTGGGTATTATGTACGTGGAGAAGTTCGGTGTCTTGGTGATCCCCCGTTCGATGATGGTGTCCTCCATGAGGGCGTATCCCATTCCCATGACCACGCCGCCCTCCGACTGCGCCTCAATGCCAGCTGGGTTTATTGCCTTACCCGGGTTGGGAATGGACACGGCCCGAAGGACCTCGACTTCCCCGGTGAGCGTATTCACCTCAACGAGGGCGAGCTGGGTGATGTATGAGTAGATCAAATGTGGAAGGCCGAAATACCCTTCCAGGCCCCGATCTGCCACCGGCCAGATGAAGTGCCCATCAGCCCTCACCTTCTTGCCCTGGCCTTCGGCCATGCGGGCGATCTCGCTGAACGACAGTCGCCCGCGCCCGCCGGAGGACACGGCGTCCCGGTCCGAACACGAGCTCGCTTCCACGCCTCCCGGCCCGAAAGCGATGGCGTCCTTGGGTACTCGCAGCGCCTCCGAAGCAATGTCCGCCAGCTGGTCACGTATCTTGGCGGCCGCGCATCGGATCGCGTTGCCGCCGGTGTACACCGATCGCGACGCCGTCGACGTGCCACAGTCCAGAGTGTGCCTTGAGTCCCCCGAAACGACTACGATATCCTCCAGAGAGCAGCCCAGGCTGTCCGCGGCCATCTGGGCGAAGGCCGTGGTATTGCCCTGACCTATCTCGGGACAGCTCACTCCCACGGCGAACCGCCCATCGGACAGCAGATCGATGGTGGCGGCCCCGTAGTCCGGCAACCCGACTCCGAGCCCGCACCCATGAAGCTCCGTGGCCAACCCGACGCCCCGTCTCTTGTAGGGCGCGGAAGGTCGCGCCTTCAGCTCCTCGCGACGTTTCCATAGCTCACACTGTGACGCGGCCCCGAGGGTGGCCAGAGCCCCCACAGACGCCGTCATGGTGTGGCCAAGCGCCGCCACGTCTCCGCGGCGGACTGCGTTCTTGCGCCGGAACTCGATCTTGTCCATGCCGAGCCGCTCGGCTATCATATCGACCTGGGTCTCCAAGGCGAAGGTGACTTGGTTCGCGCCGAAACCCCGGAACGCGCCGGCCAAGCCGTTATTGGTGTAAACGCAGAACCCCTCGAGCCTCACGTTGGGAACGCGGTAAGGCCCGCACGAATGCTCGATGGCAAGATTGACCACCGGACCTCCCAGGGACGCGTACGCCCCCGTGTCTGCGACCACCCGGACCTCGTTGGCAAGGAGCGTCCCGTCAGCCGCCGCCGCGGTCTTCATGCGGATCTTCATGGGATGGCGCTTCATGCCGGCGACCACCGATTCCTCGCGGGAAAGCACGATCTTCACGGGACGGCCGGTGCGAAGGGCAAGGAGAGCGAGGTAGATCTGAACGGTTATCTCATCCTTTCCCCCGAACGCGCCGCCCGCCGGGGTCGATACGACGTGGATCTTCTTGGGGTTCATCCCGAGGGCGCGGGCTATCTGGAGCTGGTCCCTGAACGGATGTTGGCTTCCGCACCAAACCGTGATGTCACCATGCTCATCCATCGCGGCGACCCCGCTCTCGGTCTCCATGAAAGCGTGCATCTGCCGGGGAGTGTAGTACGTGTTCTCCACCACCACCTCCGCCTCACGGAATGCGGTGTCCACGTCCCCTCTTTCCACCTTGATGCGATGGTGGACGTTCCCTCCGTCATGCACTTTGGGCGACGATTCGAGCATCGCGTCCTCCGGGTCCTCAACCACCGGTAAGGGCTCGTACTCAACGCTGATGGCGCCTAGGGCCTCTCTCGCCTTCTCTTTGGAGACAGCGGCGACGAGAGCTATCGCGTCCCCCATGTAACGGACCTTGTCGGAACAAAGCACGGGCTGGTCCGGAATGACGATTCCGAAGCCGTTCAGACCGGGCACGTCCCTGTGGGTCATCACGGTGACCACGCCTTCCATGGCTTCGGCCTTTGACGTGTCTATCCCTCTTATCAGAGCATGAGGATGCTCACTCCGAAGCACAGCTCCCCAAAGCATGTCGGGAAACGACAGGTCGGACATGAACTTGAGCTTGCCAGTGACCTTGTCGAACGCGTCAATGCGGCTGACCCGGGCACCCACCCACTTCGGCTCGTTCACACGCGTCCCTCCTCGCAGAGCTCGGCATTCCCGTCCGTCGGCGCCCCGCTTTTTCACGACAACGCCCGTGTGGTCACCCGCCCCCCACCGGCGTGAGGATGTGCACAGCCGCGCCGTCGCTGAGCGGGGTTGCTTCATCTGCCCGCATCCCGTTCACGAGCACGATGATGTACACCCTATCTTCTATCCTCAGGCGATCCAGTAGGTCGCCAAGCGTGGCACCCTCCTTGAGCTCCAGCTCGAACTTGTCTCTCTCCGCGTACCTGCGCATGGTGCCGAACAGAACGACGTTCACTTTCATGCCTGCCGAACCTCCCCGGCGCCGTCTCGATCGACCAGCAGTCCCAGCAAACCCTCGTATAGCAGGTTGCAAGCCATCTCGCGCCGGTACGCCTGCGAGCCCCTGACATCGGTGATCGGCACGACGTCGCGGAATGCGAGACCCGAGACGTATCTCGCCTCCTCAGCGTTCAGCCTTCTCCCGCGCAGGGCGTTCTCCGCCGTACGAGCCCTCACGACGGTCGGAGCCACGGATCCGAAGGCGACACGCACCTCATCGAACACTCCGGGGCCAAGGCGCCGGGCGACGAAAGCCGCGTTCACGACGGATATGGCCATCGCCTTCCTCTGTCCCAGCTTGCGGAAGAACGAGACGTGTCGCGGCCCGAGAGCCCGAAACTTAACCCCGAGGACCAACTCGTCAGGACGGAGATAAGACCTCTTCGGTCCCACGAAGAACGACTCGACGTCCACCGTGCGAGTTCCTCGGGGACCCCTCACTTCCACGGATGCCTCCAAACAGAACAGCGGTGGTATCACATCCCCCGCCGGGGAGGCGGTGCAGATGTTCCCTCCGATCGTCCCCCTCGCCCTTATCTGGGGAGAGCCGACGCACGCGCACGCCTCGGCGAGAAGCGGAGCGGCCGTCCTCACCACGCGGGACGCCGCGATGGCTTCATGGGTCGTGAGTGCGCCTATCCACACCACGTCGCCTTCGGCGACGCTTCCAGGCTCGTCCTCGCCCGCTGCCAGCACCCCTGTCTCCCCTTCGACTCGCACCCCCTCGAGCTCCCCCAGCCGACTGATGTCGACGATGACCGCGGGGACGCGCTTTCCCTCCTTGAGCTCGACCACGAGGTCGGTTCCGCCCGCCATTACGCGCGCCTCCGGCCCCCAACTCGCGAGGGCTTCCACGGCTTCGTCCAGACTCTTGGGGACCACGACCCCTACCGGCATTGCGCCAAATGGCTTCACACCGCTCCCACCTTTGGTTCGAGCCGTATACGCCCGTACACCGGGCAGACCGTGGCGCACATCCCGCAGCCCTTGCACTTCTTCTCGTCCACCACGGGCAGACGATCCTCACCGAGCTCGATCGCTTGATGCCCCCCGTCCCTGCAGGCGACGTAGCAGATATCATCCTTGACGCAGGTCTTGTGATCGATGGTCGCAACCACCTTGTGCAGGCGGGAGAGCCGAGAGTGTTCGACGATGTACGGGAGGGACTTCCCGACGAGCTCACGGACGGAGTTCATGCCTTTCTCCTCGAGGAACACATCCAGCCCATCGATGAGGTCCTCGATGATCCTGAATCCGTGGCGCATCACGGCCGTGCAGAGCTGGATGTTCGTCGCGCCAACCAGGAGGAACTCCGCGGCATCGCTCCACGTGCTTATTCCACCGGCCGCGGCGATGGGGATGTCCACGGCCTTCGCGATCTCCGCGACGCACCGGAGGGCCACAGGCTTTATCGCCGGCCCCGAGTACCCGCCGAACGCGGAATACCCGCCCACGTTCGGGTATGGAATGAAGGTATCTAGGTCTATGCCTATGAGGCTCTTGAGGGTGTTGATGGCACACACGCCGTCTGCCCCCGCTCTCTTCACGGCGCGCGCCGCCTCGGTGATATCGGCTATCTGCGGTGTCAGCTTGATGATGACCGGGACGCGCCGGGCGGCCTCCTTGACCCAGCGCGCGGTACGCTCAGTGAGCTCGGGGTCTTGTCCGATCGTCGAGCCCATCCCCCGCTCGGGCATGCCGTGGGGACACGAGAAACTGCATTCGATGAGGTCCACTCCCGCGGCCTCCAGCCTTCGCACGAGCTCCTGCCAGTCCTCCTTCTTCGCCCCCATGATGCTCGCCCCGACCACTCTGTCCGGGTACTCTTTCTTGAGTGCCCTTACGTCCTGTTCGACTTCGTCTATGTGACGCTCGGAGATGAGGTCGATGTTCTCGAGGCCCATCAGCTTCTTGTCTTCGTAGTCGATCCCCGCCATCATCGGGTACACGAGCTCAACGACCTCGGTCTCGACAGAAGTCGTCTTGAGGATCGCGCCGCCCCAGCCCGCCTCGAACGCTCTGGCGACCATCTCCGCGTTGTCTGTAGGCGGCGCAGCCGCGAGTGTGAAGGGATTAGGGAACTTCACTCCGCAGAACTCGATGGATAAGTCCGCCATCTCCGGTCCCTCCTGCAGGCAAGAATGCGTGCTTTCCGCTCCTCACGGCCGTCCGCCGCCCTGGCGAGGATGGAGGCTGGAGGGCTCGGGCCACCCACGTTTTTTCCCCAAGGTCTCTTGGGGATACGAGCTCGTGCCCGGCCGCGGATCCCGCTACGGCGCTAGGACGACCCTGCATCGCTTCCAACTTCGGTTGGGAATGTATGCGTCAGGATCAAGGGATACTGCCATCACCGGATGCCTCGTGCAGATCACGTGAACCTGGTCGCGCCCGGTGAGCGTGACTCTCTCTCGCGTCTTACGTTCACCGCCGTCGAGGAGCACATCTGCCTGAACGGGCCCGACCGCATCGCCCGAATTGATCAAGGCGAACTTCGTCACGAAGCCGCCCCCGGGTCTCGGAGAACAGCGCGCGTTTCGGATCTCGTAGGCGAAACTCGAGGTCGTGCCGAGCCACTCCTTCATCAAGCTCTCGACCGGTTTGCCCGACACTCTCTGTGCGACCTTGACGAACTCCGCAAGCCCGGACGGCTTCGCGCGGTACAGTGATACATGCAGCCTGAGCGTCTCGAAGAACGCCTCATCCCCCAGAAAGTGGTGGACCATCCTGAGCCCCAGGGCCGCCCGGATACACACATGCCTGGGCGCGTCCAGCACCTTGCTCCTCGCCCATGAGAGAACGCTCTCCTCACCGCCTGGGCCGATGGCACAATCCGCGTGGTACCTATCGATCTCCTCGTGGACGAGCGCGGCTCTCGCCTCATCCCCGAGAACGCGTCCCACGACCTCGTACGCCATCAACCGAGCTAGCGCTTCGTGGAACCAAGTATCGCGGAACCCCACCGATATCGGGCTGCCCCACCAGATGTGAGCGGTCTCGTGAGCGAGAGCCGCCACAAGACGCACTGTGGGCTCCTCCCCCGGATACCTGCGCCTCAGTACCGCTGTGAACCGCCTGGCCTCTGGCTCACCGAGAATCGAGGCGTAGGCGTCGATGACCCGGCAGAAGAGCTCCATCGCGCGCAAGCCTCCGTCCTTGAGACTAGGCCCTAGATAGAGGTCAAGCTGCACGCCTCTGTGGACCCTGCGCTCCAAGGTGAACCTGCCCGCCGCAAGCGCGAGGCCAGAAAGAGGATCCCTTACTTCCCACACGTAGACAGCCTGATCATCCGTCTGGGACGATAGCACCAGGTCTCCGTCCACGACCGCGGTATTCCCGGGAAACGTCGCGCACGACACCCTCGCGGTGAACGAGTCGAACCCAGCCCCCACGGGGTACCACGCCGACCTGCGCGAAAGGCGCAGCCCGCCCTCGTCGACGTGCGTCCACCTGCCTCCCACCGGCCGCCCAGCGTACACGAAAGTGATCCGCGCTTCACGTCCTTCGTCGAAAGGCTCCGGCAGATTGACCCATACGGCCTTGAGTCCGGGTGCGTCAGCAAGTTCAGTCTCCCGCGTCTCCAACCGCTCGCCGTCCATGACCACGGCCCGCACGGCGAGCCCGCTGTTCAATACGAAACAGTGCCTCGTTGCACCTGATACAAGAACCTTCAGTGCTACGATGGCTGTGGCCTCGATCTTCCCTAGTTCGACATCGGTCCGCACAGAGATGTCGTAGCGCGTGACCGTAGCCTCGTCGCCCGCGCGAGCGACCGAGGAGAAGAGATGAGCCCTTTTCTGTCTGGCCACCCAGCCCACGCCCATCGCCTGGTTCTCACCTCCATGTGTTCGAGTGACATGGGACGCTCACTGAAGGTACGCGTGGATGGCCCGGGCTGCCTTCCTCCCTTCCGCGACAGCCTTCACGACAGTGGCGCCGCCATCTACCGCATCCCCGCCCGCGAACACACCTTCGATGGGCGTCATCATGGTGCTCTGATCCACCGGGATGAGCCCGGCCACGAAGGCAGCCGCGCCGGAGGCGACGAGCCCGCCGCCACCGAAGAGCTCAACGAGCTCCGGCCTGGGCGCCTGGCCCACAGCCACTATGACGGTACGTACCTCGATCATATGCTCGGTCCCGGGAATCATTTCAGGCCGTTTCCGACCACCGGCATCCGGCTCTCCCAGGCGAGTGCGCACACACTCTACCGCCGCGAGGCGCCCTCCATCACCGACGAACCTCACGGGGGCTGTGAGGAACTCGAACCTTACCCCTTCCGCCAAGGCGAATTCGTATTCCCTTCTCCATGCCGGCAATTCCTCGCGAGACCGTCGGTACACCACCACGACCTCTGAGGCGCCGCAGCGAAGCGCGGAACAGGCCGCATCCATCGCCACGTTTCCGCCACCGATCACAACCACCCTTCCCTCGAGGCGAGCGCAGGCGCCCGTTGCGACGCTCCTCAGAAACTCCCCGGCCTTGAGGACCCCATGAAGACCCTCTCCCGGGATCCCTAGCGAAGACACTTCTCCCAGGCCAGGCGCGAGGAAGACAGCGTCACACGACCTGCGGATCGCTGCCATCGACACGTCCCTGCCAACCCAGACCCCTTTGCTTACCTCGAGGCCGGGCGATGCGAGCACGGCGTCGACCTCAGTCTTCGCCACGGCAAGCGGCAGCCGGTAACGCGGTATTCCGTGGACGAGCAGCCCGCCGAGATTCTCCTCGCCCTCGTACAGCGTCACGGCATGCCCCAGCCTTACAAGCTCGTGAGCGCAAGCGAGCCCGGCCGGACCCGAGCCAACGACCGCGACCCTCTTGCCCGTGGGCGCGGCGGCGTGTGGCAGCTTGATCCCCCTCTTCGCCTCCTCGTCCGCCGCGAATCTCTGCAACGCCGCGATGGCGATCGGCTCCGAAAGGTTCGTGCTGGAACACCTTTTCTCGCAGAGCTCTTCCGCCGGGCAGACCCTTGCACAAACCCCTGCGAAGACGTTGGTCTCGCGTATTAGCCGCGCCGCACCGATGAAGTTCTTCGTCTTGAGCCTCCGAATGAACCCCGGAACGTCTACCCCGGCGGGACACCCCGAGACGCACGGCGCGTCATGACAGAAGAGACACCTTGAAGCCTCGGCAAGCACCTCGTGGAGTGCTAATCCTCGCTCCACTTCGTCGAATCCGGCCCTCCGTTCGTCGAGCGGAAGCTCATGCATCCTGGGCCTCGCGCCCATCGTGACGTCTACCTCCCCTTCGGCATTGGCTCGCTGCCGCGCTCGACCAAGAACCCGCAAGCTCTCTCACTCGCGTTTGTTCTTGACGTCGATCATCTCCGCCACAATTGCTACGGCGATCTCCTGAGCGGTCCGGGCGCTGATGTCGAGACCTATGGGCGCGTGCACGAACGCCACGTCTTCTTGGGAAAACCCCTCTTTGAGCAGCGCCTCGAACGTCGCGCGCACTTTCGATCTACTCCCAATCATCCCGACGTAAGCAGGACGTGGCCTGCGTCTCAAGCACTCGGCAAGGACCTCCCGATCGTGGGCGTGGCCTCGGGTCACGATCACCACGTACGTCCGGGCGTCCATGGGGACCTTTCGCGCCGCTTCACCGAGGTCCGAGACGACCACGTCGTCCGCCACGAGCCTCTCCCTATCCGCGAACTCCGGCCGGTCGTCCACGACCACCGCGCTGAACCCGGCCACGGTCGCGATGTGAGCCACGGCCGCGCCCACGTGCCCCGCGCCGAATACCACCGCCCTTGGCCTGGGCGCTATCGGCTCGATGTAAACCGTTGCGGTGCCGCCGCAGATCATGCCCAGACTGTCCTGGGTACCCGGCGCGAGCTCCACCTCGACGAGCCTCGGTCTGCCTTCGGCCAAGGCGTCAAGCGCTTCGCGGATGATCCGGGCCTCAAGGGCCCCCCCGCCGACCGTGCCGAAAGTCGCTCCGTCAGCGAAAACCAGCATCTTGAACCCTGGCAGGCCAGGGGACGACGCCTGGGTCGCGATCACTGTTGCCAGCGCGGCGCTCCCGCCTTCGTCGATGAGGGCTGCTATCGCCTTGTAAATAGCCACGGAATCAGCAAGCCGCGACCCACCGGTTACGGGTCGGCGAGGCGAAGATGCGACGACATAGCCGGAGGGCGACCCGGACGGAGACTCACACCTCGCATCTGGCCTAGATCCCACTCCACTCTCGCGCTCCGTGTTCATGGCAAGTCAGTCCTTTCTCGCTTTCCTCCACAACGCCGATAAGGGCTTCCAAGGCAAGTCCCTTCCGCGGCAAGTCGCTTCCGCGAATCGTCTCTATCCCCTCATCGTCTGCAGAGCCCGTTCGTAGTCTTCGGCTGTATCCAGGTCTTGCACCATCCCCGGCCTGTCGCACTCCACCCGGAGGACCCGGCCCTCGTGGCGCGCGACAAGGTCTCGCAGTCCGTGCCCCTCGAAGGGAAGATCCAGCACCTCTTGTCTGAGCGAGCCCGCAAACAGCGTTGGGTGCCCGCCACGACCGCGGCACGTCGGCACCACGATGTCCACCGGAGGCAGCGCGGACCGATAAGCCTGAACGACGAGGGCGTAGTCTCGCGACGAGATGCCGGGCTGATCCGCCGGGGCGACGAGGAACGCCTCTGTCTCTGGATCGAGC contains these protein-coding regions:
- a CDS encoding xanthine dehydrogenase family protein molybdopterin-binding subunit; protein product: MARDETADGGRENGFCVVHRRARRVDAVEKVTGRAKFGADLYFDGMLHAKVLRAKFPHARLVRIDAREALKVPGVVTVLTHEDIPGAKTFGPVRRDMPVLAFDKTRYLGDGVAVVVADTVDAAEMALGLVRVDYEELPAVFSPEEAMAESAPVLHDDTPGNIVNHHKVRKGDVDAGFAASDIVIEHEYRTQFIEHAYIEPEAAVAVPNPNEGSVTVYGSVQNPFTARRVVAEVLGVSLNKVRIVQCAMGGSFGGKDDTMSCMCARVALAALKTRRPVKMVNSREESIMEGYKRHPYVLRYKAGATRDGELRAMEISITADAGAYASMTPFVTWRSVVQATGPYEVPNVKTDVYGVYTNNTYTGAMRGFGSPQITFAHESLMDELAAELGMDPLDLRLKNGFRQGSVTATGQALDDHVVSLAEVIRKAADAIGYREKRTSRAGAAREAGTRTVRGVGLAASYRGVSLGGEGVDATGAIVSVQQDGSVYVYAGLAENGQGLRTIFSQIAAEELGCNLESIVFVDTDTSLIPDGGPTVASRSTTMGGNAVRDAARKVRHTLLAVAGELLGTSSEALVASEGRIFAEDDPARNVSFSHVAKAAYDRGELMAAFGWYKGPKVWWNEERGQGRAYFTYVYGCQAVEVEVDTETGKVKVLKVAAAHDVGRAINPATVEGQIYGGVAMGLGYGLLEEVEMARGVTRTSNFDEYLIATSMDMPEVVPIVVENPDSYGPYGAKTIGEPTCELLAPAIANAVYHASGRRIRELPLDLERVLLGRSLKSGRGERGSERR
- a CDS encoding FAD binding domain-containing protein, which produces MTTARLGYAVPDTLTEASAFLREHAGRAEVVAGGTDVLVRLRRRGWRGPDDDPHWLVDISRIPGLSGVTSDCGVIRIGALTTHVEIARSPIIQKGAPLLAEACASVGSPQIRARGTIGGNVMNASPAADTIPALVALSARARLSDVSGTRDIPITDLFGEPYENRALPGEILTEVYFDALPPACGCAFVKLGRREALAIARMSCAAVIERDRAGRVERAAIAPGACLPMPARLPSAEAILLDRLPDERVVAAAAREAAEEMVRRTGVRWSTEYKEPAFEAITRRALWKALGVDAE
- a CDS encoding (2Fe-2S)-binding protein, with amino-acid sequence MKQLEPGAKATMSFKVNGNMVEVEVSAGDRLIDVLREGLRLTGAKEGCGIGECGACTVLLDGRAVNSCLVPAMQAEGREVETVEGLAKDGRLHPLQEAFIEHTAVQCGFCTPGMLMSAAALIRENPHPTREEIARAISGNLCRCTGYHQIISAIEDAARRMSQERFDRSRLESSGPAVTEDLGGSSDEHRHK
- a CDS encoding molybdopterin-dependent oxidoreductase, with amino-acid sequence MNEPKWVGARVSRIDAFDKVTGKLKFMSDLSFPDMLWGAVLRSEHPHALIRGIDTSKAEAMEGVVTVMTHRDVPGLNGFGIVIPDQPVLCSDKVRYMGDAIALVAAVSKEKAREALGAISVEYEPLPVVEDPEDAMLESSPKVHDGGNVHHRIKVERGDVDTAFREAEVVVENTYYTPRQMHAFMETESGVAAMDEHGDITVWCGSQHPFRDQLQIARALGMNPKKIHVVSTPAGGAFGGKDEITVQIYLALLALRTGRPVKIVLSREESVVAGMKRHPMKIRMKTAAAADGTLLANEVRVVADTGAYASLGGPVVNLAIEHSCGPYRVPNVRLEGFCVYTNNGLAGAFRGFGANQVTFALETQVDMIAERLGMDKIEFRRKNAVRRGDVAALGHTMTASVGALATLGAASQCELWKRREELKARPSAPYKRRGVGLATELHGCGLGVGLPDYGAATIDLLSDGRFAVGVSCPEIGQGNTTAFAQMAADSLGCSLEDIVVVSGDSRHTLDCGTSTASRSVYTGGNAIRCAAAKIRDQLADIASEALRVPKDAIAFGPGGVEASSCSDRDAVSSGGRGRLSFSEIARMAEGQGKKVRADGHFIWPVADRGLEGYFGLPHLIYSYITQLALVEVNTLTGEVEVLRAVSIPNPGKAINPAGIEAQSEGGVVMGMGYALMEDTIIERGITKTPNFSTYIIPTSMDAPDIETVIVEEPEPSGPFGAKGIGEAVCVPITPAITNAIHDATGIWVTHIPATPERVYTALKKHALEAGERAATVVVG